The genomic interval CCGAGCTCCACCGCCGGAGCGATCATCATTCGGGCCAGCTGCCCGCCCCCGACGATCCCGAGTGTCAGCGCCATACGTGCTCCCTTTCGTCACCCCCATCCTCCCAGGTCTGCAGGCGGGATACCGCGCCATCCCCCGCGAGAGAACAACTGCGCGCCGAGAGCACGGGCAACACCCGTTCCCTCGGCGGGCAGTTGTTCTTTCGGCGCGTGAGCGTCGCGGCCGAACCTCGCCGGGCGGGCCGGCACAGGCGAGGCGGATGCCGGTGCCGGCGGCGCGGATCAGGGAAGCGGCGGCGGATCGCCGATGACCGGGATGCTGTGCGAATCGCGGTGGGCGAGGATCTGGCTCACCTCGACCTGGTCGCTGAGCACTTCGTGCACGAGCCGCACGGCCGGGATGTTCGCCATCCGCAGCGGCTCGTCCACACCGTTGGACAGGGTGAGCGTGCCCGCTCCCCACATCCGCTGCAGCGGCCCGCGACGCTCGGAGATCGTGTACCCGCGGGCGTGCAGCAGCTCGCGCCGGTTCCGGCCGAACAGGCCCGCCTGCGCGATCACCCGTCGCGTC from Microbacterium aurum carries:
- a CDS encoding PH domain-containing protein; translated protein: MTQPMAYPGRPAAPAPGAATPELRIARVRPHARRLFWSALVLVAAAAAVGYFTDNLPEPFEDWMLWAVAGAVVLLLVVLPYLRWLGHTYTVTTRRVIAQAGLFGRNRRELLHARGYTISERRGPLQRMWGAGTLTLSNGVDEPLRMANIPAVRLVHEVLSDQVEVSQILAHRDSHSIPVIGDPPPLP